The following proteins come from a genomic window of Candidatus Ozemobacteraceae bacterium:
- a CDS encoding glycosyltransferase family 9 protein, translating into MSVEVLIRLTAMGDVLLAVPTARALARAGREVHWVLHGRWAALAPFLPAAQVHLLGGADDLLPLAKRLRRLHPSRVVDLQGKPASVVLSALIGAPVRRYGKRPWTEQIAAARNRYPIRPSDTEQVWLKYARTAEVVPLPGDALLNLPDACRAAARGWLERETGTPAERFTILHPAAAHRGKTIPQAGIGALLEALPKPVVLMGDSDGTITAGDGIVDLRGKTPLEILPGLMSLARLAVSTDSGPMHLARAVGVPVVGIFFQTDPCLGFAPIPGPGVRIFSKELPCKPCSLHGRRRECPEHTWACRDFDWKALAADIASFARNPA; encoded by the coding sequence ATGAGCGTCGAGGTTCTGATACGGCTGACGGCGATGGGGGACGTCCTCCTCGCAGTTCCGACGGCGCGCGCGCTTGCGAGGGCGGGGCGGGAGGTCCACTGGGTGCTCCACGGGCGCTGGGCGGCCCTGGCGCCGTTCCTGCCGGCCGCCCAGGTCCATCTCCTGGGCGGAGCCGACGATCTCCTGCCGCTCGCGAAACGCCTCAGGCGACTCCACCCATCCCGCGTCGTCGACCTCCAGGGGAAGCCTGCGTCCGTCGTGCTCTCGGCGCTCATCGGCGCTCCGGTGCGACGATACGGGAAACGACCCTGGACCGAGCAGATCGCGGCAGCCCGGAACCGGTATCCCATCCGCCCCTCCGACACGGAGCAGGTATGGCTGAAATACGCCCGTACTGCTGAGGTCGTCCCCCTGCCGGGCGACGCCCTGCTGAATCTGCCCGATGCATGCCGGGCGGCGGCTCGCGGGTGGCTGGAACGTGAGACCGGGACGCCGGCGGAGCGTTTCACGATCCTGCACCCGGCAGCGGCCCATCGGGGAAAAACGATCCCACAGGCCGGTATCGGCGCACTTCTCGAGGCACTCCCGAAACCGGTCGTCCTGATGGGCGACTCCGACGGCACGATCACGGCCGGGGATGGCATCGTGGATCTTCGGGGAAAAACGCCGCTCGAGATACTTCCCGGACTGATGTCGCTCGCAAGGCTGGCCGTCAGTACCGACTCTGGACCGATGCACCTCGCTCGCGCCGTCGGAGTCCCCGTTGTGGGGATTTTCTTCCAGACCGACCCCTGCCTCGGTTTCGCCCCGATTCCCGGCCCGGGCGTGCGGATCTTCTCGAAGGAGCTGCCCTGCAAGCCGTGCAGTCTCCACGGCAGGCGCCGGGAGTGCCCCGAACACACGTGGGCCTGCCGGGATTTCGACTGGAAAGCACTCGCTGCCGATATCGCCTCGTTCGCCAGGAATCCAGCATGA
- a CDS encoding glycosyltransferase N-terminal domain-containing protein, with translation MTTALSFYRGLLRAVVCGLETFPPKRLEREEIELRKGHYRPERPIPEAGTIWVHGASLGEIITLRPFLRRLEGRFGPERIVCTATTLDGYRRILADGLSGHASLLPIDLPEFLNPFFDIVRPRLILISETELWPVFLATAAERNIPVIIINARINESTVRLGKLAHPLFSPGLAGIRAVFAQERIYERRYRAVGIPSETIRVLGPFKFDLELPDDTPQHIRDAYGIPPGRLVIVGGSTHEGEEAMLLDALEPLWPRVNATLVLAPRHMNRVGDVEKLLQTRHIDYSRLTARVSPVGRVLLADTLGELQKLYMAADLAFVGGSLIPRGGHNLMEPAAAGVPLVTGPHLENFPSERAALVEGDGIRIVNDTASLGKTLEEFFADHPAFVAMGQRALSVQRRMAGAAERTLEALDEMGVLPADKDGTQMGARAHRA, from the coding sequence GTCGTCTGCGGGCTCGAAACGTTCCCCCCGAAGCGCCTCGAACGCGAGGAAATCGAGCTTCGCAAGGGCCATTACCGCCCAGAACGGCCGATTCCGGAGGCGGGAACGATCTGGGTCCACGGAGCATCCCTCGGCGAGATCATCACCCTCCGGCCGTTTCTCCGACGCCTCGAGGGCCGCTTCGGCCCGGAACGGATAGTCTGCACCGCGACCACCCTCGACGGGTATCGCCGCATCCTGGCGGACGGGCTGAGCGGCCATGCCAGTCTGCTTCCCATCGATCTTCCCGAGTTTCTGAACCCTTTTTTCGATATCGTGCGACCGCGCCTGATCCTGATCAGCGAGACGGAGCTCTGGCCGGTATTTCTCGCGACCGCCGCCGAGCGTAATATTCCAGTCATTATTATAAATGCTCGCATAAACGAATCGACGGTGCGTCTGGGAAAGCTCGCGCACCCGCTCTTTTCTCCGGGCCTGGCAGGTATTCGAGCCGTTTTCGCACAGGAGCGAATCTACGAGCGACGGTATCGCGCCGTCGGAATCCCATCGGAAACGATCCGTGTCCTGGGGCCGTTCAAGTTCGACCTCGAACTGCCGGACGACACCCCGCAACACATCAGGGATGCGTATGGCATCCCGCCGGGCAGGCTCGTCATCGTGGGCGGCTCGACGCACGAGGGGGAAGAGGCGATGCTTCTCGACGCCCTCGAACCTCTCTGGCCCCGGGTCAATGCAACGCTCGTCCTGGCTCCGCGGCACATGAACCGTGTCGGCGACGTCGAGAAATTGCTTCAGACGCGCCACATCGACTACTCCCGACTGACGGCCCGCGTATCGCCCGTCGGAAGGGTGCTGCTCGCCGACACGCTCGGAGAGCTCCAGAAGCTGTACATGGCCGCCGACCTCGCGTTCGTCGGCGGCAGCCTGATCCCCCGGGGAGGGCACAACCTGATGGAACCTGCTGCGGCCGGCGTCCCGCTCGTCACGGGCCCGCACCTGGAGAACTTCCCGTCCGAACGCGCGGCGCTCGTCGAGGGCGACGGGATCAGAATCGTGAACGATACCGCCTCGCTCGGTAAAACGCTCGAGGAGTTTTTCGCCGACCATCCCGCGTTTGTCGCGATGGGACAGCGGGCTCTTTCGGTCCAGCGCCGGATGGCCGGCGCCGCGGAACGCACGCTGGAAGCTCTCGACGAGATGGGCGTATTACCCGCCGACAAGGACGGCACCCAGATGGGAGCACGGGCGCATCGCGCGTAG